The following proteins come from a genomic window of Buchnera aphidicola (Protaphis terricola):
- the znuC gene encoding zinc ABC transporter ATP-binding protein ZnuC, with translation MLNLISLKNIYVNFSNHSILQNISLSLTENRIFTIIGPNGAGKSTLIRVILGLIHPTTGKVFRSSNISIGYVPQKLYLNDLLPMTVDRFLRLSQYKKNTNNILKILKRVKAESLQYFPLKRLSSGEIQRILLARSLLNNPNLLVLDEPSQGVDIIGQLDLYNLIYSIRRELNCTILIVSHDLNFVMSKTDYVICLNKHICCSGHPKKVFNSLEFISMFGLKRIKEIAIYHHNHDHIHQY, from the coding sequence ATGTTAAATCTTATTAGTTTAAAAAATATATATGTAAATTTTTCTAATCATTCTATTCTTCAAAATATATCATTATCTTTAACTGAAAATCGTATTTTTACAATAATAGGTCCAAATGGTGCTGGAAAATCTACTTTAATACGTGTTATTTTAGGTTTAATTCATCCTACAACTGGTAAAGTTTTTCGTTCTTCCAATATCTCTATTGGATATGTACCTCAAAAATTATATCTTAATGATTTATTACCAATGACAGTTGATCGATTTTTAAGATTATCTCAATATAAAAAAAATACTAATAATATTTTAAAAATCTTAAAACGTGTCAAGGCTGAATCATTACAATATTTTCCATTAAAAAGATTATCTAGTGGAGAAATACAACGTATACTTTTAGCTAGATCTCTTTTAAATAATCCAAATTTGCTTGTTTTAGATGAACCATCACAAGGAGTAGATATTATTGGTCAATTAGATTTATATAATTTAATTTATTCTATTCGTAGAGAACTTAATTGTACTATTTTAATAGTATCACATGATTTAAATTTTGTTATGTCTAAAACTGATTATGTTATTTGTTTAAATAAACATATTTGTTGTTCCGGGCATCCAAAAAAAGTATTTAATAGTTTAGAATTTATTTCAATGTTCGGTTTAAAGCGTATTAAAGAAATAGCAATTTATCATCATAATCATGATCATATTCATCAATACTAA
- the pyk gene encoding pyruvate kinase, whose translation MLTRLRRTKIVATLGPSTDQDDNLRKIIQSGANVLRLNFSHGTSQEHKKRAIKAREIMRSLNTNIALLGDLQGPKIRISKFKKNNIFLCKNKIFILDANLGENDGDEEKIGIDYKKLPYDLNINDILLLDDGKIQLEVFKVTNSKIFTKVIIGGVLSNNKGINKLGGGLSAHALTEKDRNDIILASQIDVDYLAISFPRCGEDLKKARYLLNQAGSQAKIIAKIERAEAVFDQRIIEEIILSSDAIMIARGDLGVEIGDAELVGIQKHLIRSARKLNKVVITATQMMESMILNPLPTRAEVMDVANAVLDGSDAVMLSAETASGKYPSETVENMSKVCIGAEKIPSINVSKHRINMKFNDIEEAIAMSSMYAANHLNGITAIITMTESGKTALMTSRITSGLPIFALSKHIKTLNLSTLYRGVIPVYFNSKNDGVKAANEAIMLLCKKGYLFNGDLVIVTQGDIMGKIGKTNTSRILKVFY comes from the coding sequence ATGTTAACTCGTTTAAGAAGAACTAAAATTGTAGCTACTTTGGGTCCTTCTACAGATCAAGATGATAACCTTAGAAAAATTATTCAATCTGGAGCTAATGTTCTTCGTTTAAATTTTTCTCATGGAACTTCTCAGGAACATAAAAAAAGAGCTATAAAAGCAAGAGAAATTATGCGTAGTTTAAATACTAATATTGCTTTATTAGGAGATTTACAAGGACCTAAAATTCGAATTTCTAAATTTAAAAAAAATAATATTTTTCTTTGTAAAAATAAAATCTTTATATTAGATGCAAATTTAGGAGAAAATGATGGTGATGAAGAAAAAATTGGAATTGATTATAAAAAATTACCATATGATTTAAATATTAATGATATATTATTATTAGATGATGGGAAAATACAGTTAGAAGTATTTAAAGTTACTAATTCTAAAATATTTACTAAAGTTATTATAGGGGGTGTTTTATCAAATAATAAAGGTATTAATAAATTAGGCGGTGGATTATCAGCACATGCGTTAACAGAAAAAGATCGAAATGATATAATACTTGCTTCTCAGATAGATGTTGATTACTTAGCAATTTCTTTTCCTCGTTGTGGAGAAGATTTAAAAAAAGCTAGATATTTATTAAATCAAGCTGGTAGTCAAGCAAAAATTATTGCAAAAATAGAACGTGCAGAAGCTGTTTTTGATCAAAGAATTATAGAAGAAATAATATTATCTTCAGATGCAATTATGATTGCTAGAGGTGATTTAGGAGTAGAAATTGGTGATGCAGAACTTGTAGGTATTCAAAAACATTTAATTAGAAGTGCTAGAAAATTAAACAAAGTAGTTATTACTGCAACACAAATGATGGAATCTATGATTTTAAACCCTTTACCTACTCGTGCTGAGGTTATGGATGTTGCTAACGCTGTTTTAGATGGTAGTGATGCAGTGATGTTATCCGCTGAAACTGCTTCTGGAAAATATCCATCTGAAACTGTTGAAAATATGTCTAAAGTATGTATTGGTGCAGAAAAAATACCAAGTATTAATGTTTCTAAACATCGTATTAATATGAAGTTTAATGATATAGAAGAAGCAATTGCTATGTCATCTATGTATGCAGCTAATCATTTAAATGGTATTACTGCAATAATCACAATGACCGAATCAGGTAAAACTGCATTAATGACTTCTAGAATAACATCTGGACTACCAATTTTTGCTTTATCAAAACATATCAAAACTTTAAATTTGTCAACTTTATATAGAGGTGTAATTCCTGTTTATTTTAATAGTAAAAATGATGGAGTAAAAGCAGCTAATGAAGCTATAATGTTACTTTGTAAAAAAGGTTATTTATTCAATGGTGATCTAGTGATTGTTACTCAAGGTGATATTATGGGAAAAATAGGAAAAACTAATACTAGTAGAATTTTAAAAGTATTTTATTAA
- the zwf gene encoding glucose-6-phosphate dehydrogenase, whose amino-acid sequence MFKETTQSCDLVIFGTKGDLSRRKLLPALYKLEKFKKIHPNTRIIGAARANWNKEEYKKIVKKSIKEFLNENFNENIWKQLSVRLHFINIDVNEELCFIELKKILDQTKNINIYYCAVPPNNFNAIFKGLGKINLNILPSRIIIEKPIGTCFYTCEKINNQMSKYFLESQIFRIDHYLGKESILNILSLRFSNSLFFHNWNYKIIDHVQITVSEEVGIEGRWNYFNQIGQTRDMVQNHLLQILTIIAMDPPKNIQPKSIQNEKIKILKNLKTIDINNINTKTVRGQYTSGNINGRKIPSYLEENNTNKTSETETFVSIKVEIENKKWHGVPFYLRTGKRLAHKYSEIVIFFKKTPVNLFSKYNKNLPLNKLILQLEPNENIKIDLLKKLPGLYEIYQLEDNRIKSNYFNKNNENKIDAYERLLLESMKGVQSLFVSREEIETAWKWIDPIINAWKITKKNTLQLYKPGTSGPKISDQMLIQDGRYWNKFDLN is encoded by the coding sequence ATGTTTAAAGAAACTACTCAATCTTGCGATTTAGTTATTTTTGGAACAAAAGGTGACTTATCTAGAAGAAAATTACTACCTGCATTATATAAACTAGAAAAATTTAAAAAAATACATCCTAATACGCGTATAATTGGAGCTGCTAGAGCTAATTGGAATAAAGAAGAATATAAAAAAATAGTAAAAAAATCTATTAAAGAATTTTTAAATGAAAATTTTAATGAAAATATTTGGAAACAATTAAGTGTTCGTTTACATTTTATCAATATAGATGTAAATGAAGAATTATGCTTTATTGAATTAAAAAAAATTCTAGATCAAACAAAAAATATAAATATTTACTATTGTGCTGTACCTCCTAATAATTTTAATGCTATTTTCAAAGGATTAGGAAAAATAAATTTAAATATATTACCATCAAGAATAATAATAGAAAAACCAATAGGTACATGTTTTTATACATGTGAAAAAATTAATAATCAAATGTCTAAATATTTTTTAGAATCACAAATTTTTAGAATTGATCATTATTTAGGAAAAGAATCAATATTAAATATATTATCATTGCGTTTTTCAAATTCATTATTTTTTCATAATTGGAATTACAAAATTATTGATCATGTTCAAATTACTGTATCTGAAGAAGTAGGTATTGAAGGTAGATGGAATTATTTCAATCAAATAGGACAAACAAGGGATATGGTACAAAACCATCTGTTACAAATATTAACAATTATTGCTATGGATCCTCCAAAAAATATTCAACCAAAAAGTATTCAAAATGAAAAAATTAAAATATTAAAAAATCTTAAAACTATTGACATAAATAATATAAATACTAAAACTGTTCGAGGACAATATACATCTGGAAATATTAATGGTAGAAAAATTCCTTCGTATTTAGAGGAAAACAATACAAATAAAACAAGCGAAACTGAAACATTTGTATCTATTAAAGTAGAAATTGAAAATAAAAAATGGCATGGTGTTCCTTTTTATTTAAGAACAGGAAAAAGATTAGCACATAAATATTCAGAAATAGTAATTTTTTTTAAAAAAACACCTGTAAATTTATTTTCAAAATATAATAAAAACTTACCTTTGAATAAATTAATTTTACAATTAGAACCAAATGAAAATATAAAAATAGATTTATTAAAAAAATTACCAGGATTATATGAAATATATCAATTAGAAGATAATAGAATTAAATCAAATTATTTTAATAAAAATAATGAAAATAAAATTGATGCTTATGAAAGGCTTTTATTAGAAAGTATGAAAGGAGTGCAATCTTTATTTGTATCTCGTGAAGAAATAGAAACAGCATGGAAATGGATAGATCCAATTATTAATGCTTGGAAAATAACAAAAAAAAATACACTTCAATTATATAAACCAGGGACATCAGGACCAAAAATATCAGATCAAATGCTTATTCAAGACGGAAGATATTGGAATAAATTTGATTTAAACTAA